The genomic segment AAAATTTTATATAGAGTTTGAGTTTAAATCCAGCTCATTTTCAACTCTATTAAATTCAGTGTATAAATATACACAAAGTAAAATAATTGCTGCATTCAAAGACAGAGTTGAAAGCCTTGCTAAGTAAAAGTTATCTTGACATTATTAATATAAATATGTAATTTTTTTAGTAAGTAAAATGTTTATATTGTAATGATTTTTAGACTATTGCTTTTACTAATTTTTACAAGTGTTAATTCTTATGCAGCTGTTAAGCAAGACTTATCCAACAATCAGCATACCCAAAAAACTGATGAAATAACACCAAAAGAACTACTATCACCACTACCTGAGGATAAACTATTAGGAGACCCGAAAGCCCCAATTCTAATGATAGAATACGCTTCATTAACTTGTTATCACTGTTCTCTTTTCCATAAGGAAGTTTTTCCTAAGATTAAAAAGAAATATATAGATACAGGTAAAATGTTATATATATTCCGTCATTTTCCCTTAGATTATAGAGGATTAAAAGCTGCAATGCTAAGCTATTGTTACGAAAAACAAGAAGACTATTTTAATTTTAACAAAGCCGTTTTTAATTCAATCGACTCATGGAATTACTCCAACTTAAGCGATTTAACTGTATTACAAAGAGTTGCTGCACTAAGCAACTTAAAACAAGATACATTCAACCAGTGCATCAATGACAAAAAAATAATGGATAAAATTGTAAATGATAAATCACTGGCAATTAATAAGCTCGGTATTATGGCTACTCCAATATTTTTCATTAGGCCTAACAATGACAAATCACATGTAGGACACAATAACATTAAACATGAGGGATATAAAACGTTCGAATATTTCACCAATGTGATAGATAGACTATATGAAAAAGCTATAGTGAAATAATACCACTGTAGCTTATCACATAAAAGATTCTACGTTGAGCTGTCGTTTTTTATCACTGCTTGTTGCTTTTTACGCTCAAACTCTCTTTTTTTACTATGCCAAGAGTAGTAATACATGGCAATTTTATTTTCTATCAATATGATTGTTCCATCATAAAACTGAACCATATCCATAACTTTTTTTTGGGCTTCATCAAAACGTTCCCTATATTTTTCACGATAAGCTGGATTGTGTAGTAATGTAACCCCTTCGTCTTTATTAGACTTTTTGTTTAAGGTTTCAACTTCACCAGCAATATTATAAGACATATAACCCCCTCTAATTGATTATGAAAATTATATTTTTAAAAGAGAAATGCTCATAAACAATCCCTTTAGTTCTAGTATGATAATCGACGATCATTATACCAGTTAACTATAATATTATATATAACAATTTTTGTCATCTAAAATTTTTACTATAAAATAATCTAAAATAAATATTTTTATTATTTTAAACTATATTGCCTAATAAAAAGCATGACACATAATAACTCTAACATAAAATTGTCATATATACGAGATTTATTTGCGAAAGAATACAAAAAAATAGGAGAACATTGTATTCTTGAAAAAAAGCAACACATTCAAATTAGCCCTGAAGAAGGAAAACTGCTAAGTTTTTTGATAAAAATTCATAAAGTAAAGAGTATTATTGAAGTTGGTACATTATACGGCTACTCATCGATCTGTATGGCAAAAGCTCTACCTGAATGCGGCTATATATACACAATAGAAAATGATCCTGAACACTCGAAAATAGCAAGAAAAAATTTTAGTACCTTTAATCTAAATAATAAAATCACTTTAGTAGAAGGCAATGCATTGGAAAAATTGAACGAATTGTCAGCAAAAGCGCCATTCGATATGATATTTATCGACGCTGATAAAGGTAGTTATTCCAAGTATCTGGATTGGGCAGAGTCACATATCAAGCAAGATGGGCTCATTGTTGCCGATAATACTCTATTGTTTGACACAGTATTCTTGGAATTACCGCCAAAAGAAGTATCAGAGAAATCATGGCATTCTATGAGGGAATTTAACTATAGATTATCAGACGAAAAAAAATATTACTCTATATTGATTCCAACTGATGAAGGAATGACTGTAGCTTTAAAGCTGACATAGAAACTAAAAAAGTTACTTGACAAACCTCTCCAATCCTCTTATCATACCAGTGAAGCTATTTATTTATCTTCTCTGTACAGATTAAACGACAAAAAAACTTAGTATATCTGGCGTGTCATTGTTTAATTTTTCGCACTATGTGCACCTTATGTCTTTATAAAATTTTTAGATTTTTACTTATACAAGCTAAAATGCGCTTTAAAAGCGTTACAAGACATTAAAAAACGCCAACTGATAAAATGATAGTGAATAACTAGCTACCACAGGGTTTCTTTTGTCTTTTTTCCTGTTTAGTAAGTTTCTTAACGTTTATAATTTAGACTAATTGCAGCTCAAAAGCAGCTGAGTCGCGGTTATTAGACGTTTAGAATAAAAAAACGCCATGTTTGAAAGTTAAATGTAAATAACTAGCCACTTACGGGGCTCCTTTTGCCTTTTTCCCCATTTAGTAAATTTCTTAAATATTGATGAACCTATAACCTTTCTATCTGCTCCAAACACAAAAATGTTCCTCAGAATTGTGTATAATTATTAACGTCTTATAGATTTATTTGCTATCTAAGTTTCTCGATCCGAAGAACGATATAGCATTTCGACGCATCTTCGGTACAGAAAAAAATAAATTATTCACTTTCTCAATGATATTTTGAGCTTTACTGGCAAAGATGAAATAAAAGAAATAGAATTCCTCAGCACTATCATGGATGCTGAAATCGCCTCTAAAAAACAAAGTATCGTTGATGTTCTCTGTAGAGATGAAAATGGGGTACAAGTGATCGTCGAAATGCAAGTTGCTAAAACTAAAGGTTTCGAGAAACGTGCTCAGTACTATGCTGCTAAAGCTTATTCAAGACAAGACCTGCTGCGAAGTGGTACGTACTAATTTCAGGATAAATTAGGTTAAAAAAGCAGTTGGCTAAAACCCATGCCTCAAATTCACGAGACCAGCTATTATGTTAAATCTCATGTTATATTTTTTCTGAAAGTTGCGGTAAACGTACGACAAAATCTTGAATATTTTCAATTCTCGTATCTTATTTTCGACCCTCATTCTAAATGATGCCAACTCTCGGTTGTGCTCCTTTTGCTCCTCAGTTAGTAGCTTTTTTCGGTATTTTTTGTATGGTATCACAACATTACTTTGCAACTTTTGCCATCCCTGATAGCCAGAATCAGCATGCTTTATACTGTCCGTAGGCAGCAATTTCTCCTGTTTTCTTATCCGAAAATCGTGAATTTTCCCACGGTAAGATCTTGAAACCGATAGAATTTGCCCACTTTCTTCGATCACAATTTCTGTTTTCATAGTCGTCATTTTTTTCTTTCCTGAGTAAGATCTCTTACGTTTTTTGCTTTCTTTTGGCTGCTGTATCTGCTGTTCTGTAACA from the Candidatus Wolbachia massiliensis genome contains:
- a CDS encoding DsbA family protein produces the protein MIFRLLLLLIFTSVNSYAAVKQDLSNNQHTQKTDEITPKELLSPLPEDKLLGDPKAPILMIEYASLTCYHCSLFHKEVFPKIKKKYIDTGKMLYIFRHFPLDYRGLKAAMLSYCYEKQEDYFNFNKAVFNSIDSWNYSNLSDLTVLQRVAALSNLKQDTFNQCINDKKIMDKIVNDKSLAINKLGIMATPIFFIRPNNDKSHVGHNNIKHEGYKTFEYFTNVIDRLYEKAIVK
- a CDS encoding DUF2671 domain-containing protein — protein: MSYNIAGEVETLNKKSNKDEGVTLLHNPAYREKYRERFDEAQKKVMDMVQFYDGTIILIENKIAMYYYSWHSKKREFERKKQQAVIKNDSST
- a CDS encoding O-methyltransferase — protein: MTHNNSNIKLSYIRDLFAKEYKKIGEHCILEKKQHIQISPEEGKLLSFLIKIHKVKSIIEVGTLYGYSSICMAKALPECGYIYTIENDPEHSKIARKNFSTFNLNNKITLVEGNALEKLNELSAKAPFDMIFIDADKGSYSKYLDWAESHIKQDGLIVADNTLLFDTVFLELPPKEVSEKSWHSMREFNYRLSDEKKYYSILIPTDEGMTVALKLT
- a CDS encoding transposase family protein, producing the protein MSLNYHKVNKHPRNFRDITGLKIEEFEKIVKKVRPEWEKLEKQKKRHGRTAKLPTLEDKMLCVILYYRTYITHRFLGCLFNLHNANICRLLKKIEPLLAKKITIKKDRTLTPERILKVLADVTEQQIQQPKESKKRKRSYSGKKKMTTMKTEIVIEESGQILSVSRSYRGKIHDFRIRKQEKLLPTDSIKHADSGYQGWQKLQSNVVIPYKKYRKKLLTEEQKEHNRELASFRMRVENKIRELKIFKILSYVYRNFQKKYNMRFNIIAGLVNLRHGF